A region of Moorena producens PAL-8-15-08-1 DNA encodes the following proteins:
- a CDS encoding Npun_F0813 family protein, protein MFILKRQDVEISSIQHPQREQQIPILNYQGQTFRLLSVFGATQEEEAIAFWRDLTDHRGKACVLLEEPERYSVWGKIRLEQLGTEPSSGGTRGSYIQACILLLQTVYMDVEDFLGARQAGLFQKDIAKILIDSNFPQVQSTQAVQQLLKIDPLTNSDFPTWEEHHLITLLQELYRLGKGYFGNTNFAQGVSDILQDMPAQEQTQFINWLNNSDLGQLWQ, encoded by the coding sequence ATGTTTATTTTGAAAAGGCAGGATGTTGAAATCTCTAGTATTCAGCACCCACAGAGGGAGCAGCAAATCCCAATTCTCAATTACCAGGGGCAAACCTTTCGCCTGCTCAGTGTATTTGGTGCCACTCAGGAAGAGGAAGCCATAGCTTTCTGGCGAGACCTCACCGATCATCGGGGAAAAGCTTGTGTATTGTTGGAAGAACCTGAGCGCTACAGCGTTTGGGGAAAAATCCGTCTGGAGCAATTAGGGACTGAACCCAGCTCTGGGGGCACTAGGGGATCCTACATTCAAGCCTGTATTTTGCTACTACAGACGGTGTATATGGATGTGGAAGACTTCTTAGGAGCTAGACAAGCTGGGTTGTTTCAGAAGGATATCGCCAAGATCTTGATAGATTCAAACTTTCCCCAGGTTCAATCGACCCAAGCTGTACAACAATTGCTCAAAATCGACCCCCTTACCAACTCGGATTTTCCTACCTGGGAAGAACATCATCTGATCACCCTGTTGCAAGAACTCTATCGCTTAGGTAAAGGCTATTTTGGCAATACCAACTTTGCTCAGGGGGTTAGCGATATCTTGCAGGATATGCCAGCTCAGGAGCAAACTCAGTTTATCAACTGGCTTAACAACTCTGATCTTGGTCAACTATGGCAATAA
- a CDS encoding ADP-ribosylglycohydrolase family protein: MELIHRYRGSLLGLAVGDAVGTTLEFKPPGSFTPIEDMVGGGPFGLKPGYWTDDTSMALCLAHSLIEQQGFDPVDQLQQYLRWSREGYLSSTGQCFDIGNTVSQALQQFERTQNPYCGSTAPRSAGNGSIMRLAPVPLFYAKKPREAIEKSGDSSRTTHGVATAVDACRYLGALLVGAVNGVSKEELLSELYCPIPRYWQENPMVGEIHEIATGSFKYRQPPEIKGTGYVVKSLEAALWAFEHSSSFPEGCLLAVNLGDDADTTGAVYGQLAGAFYGAQGIPESWRSRLVKRELIESTADQLFALAQRA, from the coding sequence ATGGAGCTAATTCACCGTTACCGTGGCAGTCTCTTAGGATTGGCTGTCGGGGATGCAGTCGGTACTACGTTAGAGTTTAAGCCACCAGGCTCCTTCACCCCGATTGAAGATATGGTGGGTGGTGGACCTTTTGGTTTGAAGCCAGGCTACTGGACTGATGATACATCCATGGCCCTGTGTTTAGCCCATAGTTTGATTGAGCAACAGGGGTTTGATCCAGTTGATCAATTACAGCAGTATCTGCGATGGTCCCGAGAAGGTTATCTAAGTAGCACAGGTCAGTGTTTTGACATTGGAAACACAGTATCCCAAGCCTTGCAGCAGTTTGAAAGAACCCAAAACCCTTACTGTGGTTCCACAGCTCCCCGTAGTGCTGGTAATGGGTCTATCATGCGCTTGGCTCCTGTGCCTTTGTTTTATGCAAAAAAACCCAGAGAAGCGATTGAGAAGTCTGGTGATAGTTCACGCACCACTCATGGAGTAGCAACCGCTGTCGATGCCTGTCGCTACTTGGGGGCCCTGCTAGTGGGAGCAGTTAATGGAGTAAGCAAAGAAGAACTGCTTTCGGAACTCTATTGCCCCATTCCTCGATACTGGCAAGAAAACCCAATGGTTGGGGAAATACACGAAATTGCCACAGGATCCTTCAAATACCGCCAGCCCCCAGAAATTAAGGGGACAGGTTATGTCGTGAAATCCTTAGAAGCGGCTTTATGGGCCTTTGAGCACAGTAGCTCGTTTCCGGAAGGCTGTCTGTTAGCCGTCAACTTAGGTGATGATGCTGATACCACCGGGGCAGTTTACGGACAATTGGCAGGAGCATTTTATGGAGCTCAAGGGATACCAGAATCTTGGCGTTCCCGACTAGTTAAACGGGAGCTGATTGAGTCCACAGCTGACCAACTATTTGCCCTGGCTCAACGGGCTTAA
- a CDS encoding glycoside hydrolase family 10 protein gives MKPLLKLWPIALVNRLVSFQQTIKRQGWWILLFVIGMIIPLWQLSPSYASSTFRDVPNNYWAQPCITKLAQQNIIRGYPDGTFKPNAPITRAEFAALLLKAFPSAPQVRSDQKFVDVPTNYWANQAIRNADKTGFLAGYPGRVFRPKQNIPRVQALVSLASGLKYKPVKPSVETLKAAFTDATAIPNYAQNAIAAATENQIVVNPPNVKQLKPNQQASRAEVAAFLCQATQTTGLIPNQYIAKVEPPTPGSSEAELRGVWLTNIDSEVLLSTRAVRDSLEKLKELNFNTVYPTVWNWGYTLYPSQVAKRVVGLEARISTELEKDLFDPKKGVQGGRDVLKEIVEVGHDNGLRVIPWFEFGFKAPSYSELAKRHPDWLTQTKDGVKTQTTKGLEPEDERLQEIVWLNPFKAEVQQFIQDLVIEVVSNYDVDGIQFDDHFGLPVTFGYDDFTVELYKKEHQGKSPPTDPKDQEWVRWRANKITDFLTKLFRAVKDNVQDSNNDVIISLSPNPQRFSYQFFLADWATWEQRGLVEELIVQIYRDNFSTFISELDQTELKRARSHIPVGIGILSGLRTRLVPVSQIQRQVDAVRLRGFAGVSFFFYETLLNMSDEPASKRERGFEVMFPEFVKAPDIEDWKKSN, from the coding sequence ATGAAACCGTTACTCAAACTCTGGCCTATAGCCTTGGTAAATAGACTGGTTTCCTTTCAGCAAACCATTAAACGTCAGGGTTGGTGGATTTTGCTATTTGTGATCGGGATGATAATTCCTCTATGGCAGCTTTCCCCATCCTACGCCAGTAGCACTTTTAGAGATGTCCCAAACAATTATTGGGCACAGCCGTGTATCACTAAATTAGCACAACAAAATATTATCAGGGGTTACCCAGATGGTACCTTTAAACCGAATGCTCCGATCACCAGAGCTGAATTTGCTGCACTGCTTCTGAAGGCTTTCCCTAGTGCTCCTCAAGTGCGCAGTGACCAAAAATTCGTAGATGTACCAACTAATTACTGGGCTAATCAGGCTATTCGTAATGCTGATAAAACGGGATTTTTGGCTGGCTATCCTGGTAGAGTTTTCCGCCCTAAACAAAATATCCCTCGTGTCCAAGCCTTAGTATCTTTAGCTAGTGGATTGAAGTATAAACCGGTCAAGCCTTCCGTAGAGACTTTAAAGGCAGCGTTTACTGATGCTACGGCAATTCCGAACTATGCCCAAAATGCGATCGCAGCAGCTACGGAAAATCAGATTGTGGTCAATCCCCCTAATGTGAAGCAATTGAAACCTAACCAACAAGCTAGTCGAGCTGAGGTAGCTGCTTTCTTGTGCCAAGCTACCCAAACCACTGGATTGATTCCTAATCAATACATTGCTAAGGTTGAGCCACCAACTCCTGGTTCTTCTGAAGCGGAGTTAAGAGGGGTATGGCTGACAAATATTGATAGTGAGGTACTGTTGTCTACTAGAGCAGTAAGGGATAGCCTAGAAAAACTTAAGGAGCTGAACTTTAACACGGTATATCCTACAGTGTGGAATTGGGGTTATACACTATATCCGTCTCAAGTTGCTAAACGGGTAGTGGGACTGGAAGCACGAATATCGACGGAGTTAGAGAAAGACTTATTTGACCCAAAGAAGGGGGTGCAGGGAGGACGAGATGTTCTCAAAGAGATTGTCGAGGTGGGACATGACAATGGTTTGAGAGTTATTCCCTGGTTTGAATTTGGCTTCAAAGCACCTTCTTATTCTGAATTAGCCAAACGCCACCCAGATTGGCTGACCCAAACTAAAGATGGGGTCAAGACTCAAACTACTAAAGGGTTAGAGCCAGAGGATGAAAGACTACAAGAGATTGTTTGGCTCAATCCTTTTAAAGCAGAGGTACAGCAATTTATTCAAGATTTAGTTATCGAAGTTGTCAGCAACTATGATGTTGATGGTATCCAATTCGATGACCACTTTGGGTTGCCAGTGACCTTTGGTTACGATGATTTCACAGTAGAATTGTACAAAAAAGAACACCAAGGTAAATCTCCTCCCACTGACCCAAAGGATCAGGAATGGGTACGCTGGCGAGCAAATAAAATTACGGATTTCCTAACCAAGCTGTTTCGAGCAGTTAAAGACAATGTTCAAGACAGTAACAATGATGTGATTATTTCCCTATCTCCTAATCCCCAGCGTTTTTCTTACCAATTCTTTTTAGCTGATTGGGCAACTTGGGAACAACGGGGTTTGGTAGAAGAACTAATTGTCCAGATTTATCGAGATAATTTCAGCACTTTCATATCGGAATTAGACCAGACAGAACTCAAAAGAGCAAGGAGTCATATTCCGGTAGGAATTGGCATTTTAAGTGGTCTCAGAACTCGTTTAGTTCCGGTATCACAAATTCAGCGGCAAGTCGATGCTGTCCGACTGCGGGGATTTGCTGGTGTGTCGTTTTTCTTCTATGAAACCTTGTTAAATATGAGTGATGAACCAGCTTCTAAGCGTGAGAGGGGTTTTGAGGTCATGTTTCCTGAATTTGTGAAAGCACCAGATATAGAGGATTGGAAGAAATCGAATTGA